The following are encoded together in the Triticum dicoccoides isolate Atlit2015 ecotype Zavitan chromosome 6B, WEW_v2.0, whole genome shotgun sequence genome:
- the LOC119325208 gene encoding NDR1/HIN1-like protein 2, which yields MAGPLSATRRTRPTPAQCIAATLFALLVVVAIIVIIWLAVRPGKLHLSVDHAAVRGFNFTSGGALQGTFALVLRAYNPNKRTAVYRSLDVGVWYGDTYLGGAKVPGFRQPPHNETRIVVAAPAAREPLPQDVEREMKKDRSAGRLPLDVHVRGKVWFKYGLVRTRRYKVRASCPLVPVDFASPSSFDRVYCHVHI from the coding sequence ATGGCGGGGCCACTCAGCGCCACGCGGCGCACGCGTCCGACGCCGGCGCAGTGCATCGCGGCGACGCTGTTCGCGCTGCTCGTCGTCGtcgccatcatcgtcatcatctgGCTGGCGGTCCGGCCCGGGAAGCTGCACCTCTCCGTCGACCACGCGGCGGTCCGCGGCTTCAACTTCACTTCGGGGGGCGCGCTGCAGGGCACCTTCGCCCTCGTCCTCCGCGCCTACAACCCCAACAAGCGCACCGCCGTGTACCGCTCGCTCGACGTCGGGGTGTGGTACGGCGACACGTACCTGGGCGGCGCCAAGGTGCCGGGGTTCCGCCAGCCGCCGCACAACGAGACGAGGATCGTCGTGGCGGCCCCCGCGGCGCGGGAACCGCTGCCGCAGGACGTGGAGCGGGAGATGAAGAAGGACCGGTCCGCCGGGAGGCTGCCGCTGGACGTGCACGTCCGAGGCAAGGTGTGGTTCAAGTACGGTCTGGTGAGGACGCGGCGGTACAAGGTGCGCGCGAGCTGCCCGCTGGTGCCCGTCGACTTCGCCTCGCCCAGCTCCTTCGACCGGGTCTACTGCCACGTGCATATCTGA